From a region of the Alosa sapidissima isolate fAloSap1 chromosome 9, fAloSap1.pri, whole genome shotgun sequence genome:
- the LOC121718586 gene encoding protein dachsous-like isoform X2 — protein sequence METSRWVWTFLLLGLGFTGSIRGLPAQTSIDCKTPRNQDLSSIPEEYKGVVEFVNIPRGVEIFLESPSCPECVSFLQLNYTVGDALASVITQKPLDAEALKPNGHLVSFSYSISCKSGIRNNRTLVLNDINDNAPVFDKDMYTVNVSEAKPANTEVTQVKAVDADVSSLYSHVSYSIEPTTTTFEIRPDGSIMLKKELDYTTSKVYNFTVKAEDIERKTGETTVIINVLATPGPAFEHDNYNAMMREHEVGPVLSIHPAPIWAYCKDQKIIYNITEVSPGELWGNFAIENKTGVITVKKELDREKASMINLVIMASLKNDGKKTAVATVEVNVVDMNEPPVFNPEVYRAEIFSVVPAGYPVMEVKATDPDVGETLSYSLVEPSSMFAVEPSSGQVYVVSVAGLSRNVTLQVKVEDQHGLYDTSTVEVTIHYCEENNVVKISLNMPYDSVMNKSMEMKTALESALSWDVRIIRISGDKARNLPLSRSSTHQTYVDFIALTQNNVIMPKDDVETRLNNEKQKVLTELQAVFGPDVDYDILGDEAPSWPTIVAVTLGVVGALAGISLTVFGVVRRKSIDSMEDNPNF from the exons ATGGAGACCAGCCGTTGGGTCTGGACCTTCCTGCTGTTGGGCTTGGGGTTCACGGGCAGCATTCGAGGCCTCCCAGCAC AAACATCTATAGACTGTAAAACTCCACGGAATCAGGATCTCTCATCCATTCCTGAGGAATATAAAG GTGTGGTAGAATTTGTGAATATACCACGAGGAGTTGAAATATTTTTGGAGTCTCCATCATGTCCGGAATGTGTCTCATTCCTGCAGCTGAACTATACTGTTGGAGATGCATTAGCTTCAGTGATCACACAGAAACCTTTGGATGCAGAAGCTCTCAAA CCAAACGGACATTTAGTATCTTTCTCCTACTCCATCTCATGTAAAAGTGGG ATCAGAAACAATAGAACACTGGTGCTAAATGACATCAATGACAATGCACCAGTGTTTGATAAAGACATGTACACAGTGAATGTGTCAGAG GCGAAGCCAGCTAACACCGAGGTGACTCAAGTCAAAGCAGTGGATGCAGATGTCTCCTCACTCTATAGCCATGTCAGCTACAGTATCGAG CCGACGACAACTACATTTGAAATCCGACCAGATGGATCAATAATGTTGAAGAAAGAGCTGGACTACACCACGTCAAAAGTGTACAACTTTACAGTGAAAGCAGAG GATATTGAGCGCAAAACAGGAGAAACTACTGTTATAATTAATGTGTTGGCAACCCCAGGACCTGCTTTTGAACATGACAATTATAATGCCATGATGCGTGAGCATGAG GTGGGTCCAGTTTTATCGATTCATCCAGCCCCAATATGGGCTTATTGTAAGGATCAGAAGATCATTTACAACATCACTGAag TATCTCCTGGAGAGCTTTGGGGAAACTTTGCCATTGAGAATAAAACAGGAGTCATCACTGTTAAAAAGGAACTGGATAGAGAGAAAGCATCCATGATAAACTTGGTCATAATG GCATCACTAAAAAATGATGGCAAGAAGACAGCAGTTGCCACG GTGGAGGTTAATGTGGTGGACATGAATGAGCCTCCAGTGTTCAATCCTGAAGTGTACAGAGCTGAGATCTTCAGTGTGGTTCCAGCCGGCTATCCTGTTATGGAAGTCAAG GCCACAGATCCTGATGTGGGGGAGACACTGAGTTACTCTCTGGTGGAGCCCAGTTCCATGTTTGCTGTGGAGCCCTCTAGTGGTCAGGTGTATGTAGTGTCAGTTGCTGGCCTGAGTCGGAATGTAACCCTGCAGGTGAAGGTAGAAGACCAGCATGGACTCTACGACACATCAACAGTGGAG GTGACTATACACTACTGCGAAGAGAACAATGTAGTGAAAATCTCTTTGAACATGCCATATGATAGTGTGATGAACAAGTCCATGGAGATGAAGAC ggcTCTTGAGAGTGCATTAAGCTGGGATGTGAGGATTATCAGAATCAGCGGTGATAAGGCACGGAACCTTCCCCTAAGCAGATCTTCCACCCATCAGACATACGTCGACTTTATCGCACTCACACAGAACAACGTGATAATGCCCAAAGATGACGTTGAAAC GAGACTGAATAATGAGAAGCAGAAGGTTCTGACGGAACTCCAGGCTGTGTTTGGTCCTGATGTGGATTATGACATCTTGGGAGATGAAGCTCCTTCATGGCCTACCATCGTAGCAGTTACCCTGGGAGTAGTGGGAGCGCTGGCAGGCATTAGTCTGACTGTCTTTGGGGTTGT GCGCAGAAAATCCATAGACTCCATGGAAGACAACCCTAATTTCTAG
- the LOC121718586 gene encoding protein dachsous-like isoform X1, giving the protein METSRWVWTFLLLGLGFTGSIRGLPAQTSIDCKTPRNQDLSSIPEEYKGVVEFVNIPRGVEIFLESPSCPECVSFLQLNYTVGDALASVITQKPLDAEALKPNGHLVSFSYSISCKSGIRNNRTLVLNDINDNAPVFDKDMYTVNVSEAKPANTEVTQVKAVDADVSSLYSHVSYSIEPTTTTFEIRPDGSIMLKKELDYTTSKVYNFTVKAEDIERKTGETTVIINVLATPGPAFEHDNYNAMMREHEVGPVLSIHPAPIWAYCKDQKIIYNITEVSPGELWGNFAIENKTGVITVKKELDREKASMINLVIMASLKNDGKKTAVATVEVNVVDMNEPPVFNPEVYRAEIFSVVPAGYPVMEVKATDPDVGETLSYSLVEPSSMFAVEPSSGQVYVVSVAGLSRNVTLQVKVEDQHGLYDTSTVEVTIHYCEENNVVKISLNMPYDSVMNKSMEMKTALESALSWDVRIIRISGDKARNLPLSRSSTHQTYVDFIALTQNNVIMPKDDVETRLNNEKQKVLTELQAVFGPDVDYDILGDEAPSWPTIVAVTLGVVGALAGISLTVFGVVRKRHRRRKSIDSMEDNPNF; this is encoded by the exons ATGGAGACCAGCCGTTGGGTCTGGACCTTCCTGCTGTTGGGCTTGGGGTTCACGGGCAGCATTCGAGGCCTCCCAGCAC AAACATCTATAGACTGTAAAACTCCACGGAATCAGGATCTCTCATCCATTCCTGAGGAATATAAAG GTGTGGTAGAATTTGTGAATATACCACGAGGAGTTGAAATATTTTTGGAGTCTCCATCATGTCCGGAATGTGTCTCATTCCTGCAGCTGAACTATACTGTTGGAGATGCATTAGCTTCAGTGATCACACAGAAACCTTTGGATGCAGAAGCTCTCAAA CCAAACGGACATTTAGTATCTTTCTCCTACTCCATCTCATGTAAAAGTGGG ATCAGAAACAATAGAACACTGGTGCTAAATGACATCAATGACAATGCACCAGTGTTTGATAAAGACATGTACACAGTGAATGTGTCAGAG GCGAAGCCAGCTAACACCGAGGTGACTCAAGTCAAAGCAGTGGATGCAGATGTCTCCTCACTCTATAGCCATGTCAGCTACAGTATCGAG CCGACGACAACTACATTTGAAATCCGACCAGATGGATCAATAATGTTGAAGAAAGAGCTGGACTACACCACGTCAAAAGTGTACAACTTTACAGTGAAAGCAGAG GATATTGAGCGCAAAACAGGAGAAACTACTGTTATAATTAATGTGTTGGCAACCCCAGGACCTGCTTTTGAACATGACAATTATAATGCCATGATGCGTGAGCATGAG GTGGGTCCAGTTTTATCGATTCATCCAGCCCCAATATGGGCTTATTGTAAGGATCAGAAGATCATTTACAACATCACTGAag TATCTCCTGGAGAGCTTTGGGGAAACTTTGCCATTGAGAATAAAACAGGAGTCATCACTGTTAAAAAGGAACTGGATAGAGAGAAAGCATCCATGATAAACTTGGTCATAATG GCATCACTAAAAAATGATGGCAAGAAGACAGCAGTTGCCACG GTGGAGGTTAATGTGGTGGACATGAATGAGCCTCCAGTGTTCAATCCTGAAGTGTACAGAGCTGAGATCTTCAGTGTGGTTCCAGCCGGCTATCCTGTTATGGAAGTCAAG GCCACAGATCCTGATGTGGGGGAGACACTGAGTTACTCTCTGGTGGAGCCCAGTTCCATGTTTGCTGTGGAGCCCTCTAGTGGTCAGGTGTATGTAGTGTCAGTTGCTGGCCTGAGTCGGAATGTAACCCTGCAGGTGAAGGTAGAAGACCAGCATGGACTCTACGACACATCAACAGTGGAG GTGACTATACACTACTGCGAAGAGAACAATGTAGTGAAAATCTCTTTGAACATGCCATATGATAGTGTGATGAACAAGTCCATGGAGATGAAGAC ggcTCTTGAGAGTGCATTAAGCTGGGATGTGAGGATTATCAGAATCAGCGGTGATAAGGCACGGAACCTTCCCCTAAGCAGATCTTCCACCCATCAGACATACGTCGACTTTATCGCACTCACACAGAACAACGTGATAATGCCCAAAGATGACGTTGAAAC GAGACTGAATAATGAGAAGCAGAAGGTTCTGACGGAACTCCAGGCTGTGTTTGGTCCTGATGTGGATTATGACATCTTGGGAGATGAAGCTCCTTCATGGCCTACCATCGTAGCAGTTACCCTGGGAGTAGTGGGAGCGCTGGCAGGCATTAGTCTGACTGTCTTTGGGGTTGT GCGAAAAAGACACAGGCGCAGAAAATCCATAGACTCCATGGAAGACAACCCTAATTTCTAG